A stretch of Telopea speciosissima isolate NSW1024214 ecotype Mountain lineage chromosome 11, Tspe_v1, whole genome shotgun sequence DNA encodes these proteins:
- the LOC122646455 gene encoding mevalonate kinase has protein sequence MEVRARAPGKIILSGEHAVVHGSTAIAASIDLYTQVTLQKLSDSENGEGLLKLQLKDMGLEFLWSITRIKERLRDLSTPLPSQPMACSSECTESIAALVEEQNIPEAKVGLASGVLAFLWLYISIQGLKPATVVVTSDLPLGSGLGSSASFCVALCGALLAQSDVTTLDLSPQGWLTFGESELELVNKWAFEGEKIIHGKPSGIDNTVSTFGNMIMFKLGKLTCIKSGMPLRMLITNTKVGRNTKALVAGVSERASRHPDAMSAVFSAVDYISKEFSTIIQSPVHDDLSVIEKEEKIEELMEMNQGLLQSMGVSHASIETVLRTTLKYKLSSKLTGAGGGGCVLTFLPALLSATVVDKVIAELKSCGFECLIAGIGVKGLEICFGGSS, from the exons atggaggTCAGAGCTCGCGCTCCCGGGAAAATCATTCTTTCGGGTGAGCATGCTGTAGTCCATGGATCTACTGCCATAGCAGCTTCCATTGATCTCTACACTCAAGTTACTCTGCAGAAATTGAGCGATTCAG AGAATGGTGAAGGCTTATTAAAACTTCAGCTCAAGGACATGGGATTAGAATTTTTATGGTCAATTACAAGAATTAAAGAGAGGCTTCGTGACCTGAGTACCCCGCTTCCCTCACAGCCAATGGCATGTTCCTCAGAATGTACAGAATCAATTGCTGCTCTTGTTGAGGAACAGAATATACCAGAGGCAAAAGTGGGACTTGCTTCTGGAGTTTTGGCTTTCCTCTGGCTATACATTTCAATCCAGGG TTTGAAGCCTGCAACAGTTGTGGTCACTTCTGATCTTCCTTTGGGTTCGGGTTTAGGTTCTTCTGCTTCATTCTGTGTTGCACTCTGTGGTGCTCTGCTTGCACAGTCAGATGTTACAACTTTGGATCTCAGCCCACAAGGATGGTTAACATTTGGTGAAAGTGAGCTTGAATTAGTAAACAAATGGGCTTTTGAAGGTGAAAAAATAATTCATGGCAAGCCGTCTGGTATAGACAACACTGTGAGCACATTTG GCAACATGATCATGTTTAAGTTGGGTAAATTGACCTGCATCAAGTCTGGTATGCCACTCAGAATGCTCATTACTAACACAAAAGTCGGGAGGAACACAAAAGCATTAGTTGCTGGTGTTTCAGAGAGGGCCTCTAGGCACCCAGATGCCATGAGTGCTGTGTTTTCTGCTGTTGATTACATCAGCAAAGAATTCTCCACCATTATTCAGTCACCTGTTCATGATGACCTGTCTGTAAttgagaaggaagagaagatcgAGGAGTTGATGGAGATGAATCAAGGTCTGCTCCAAAGCATGGGGGTCAGCCATGCTTCTATAGAAACTGTACTTCGAACAACTTTGAAATACAAATTGTCTTCTAAGCTGACAGGGGCAGGGGGTGGAGGCTGTGTTTTGACATTTTTGCCAGCAC TTTTATCAGCGACAGTTGTTGATAAAGTAATTGCTGAGCTCAAGTCATGCGGGTTTGAATGCTTAATAGCTGGGATCGGTGTGAAAGGCCTTGAGATCTGTTTTGGTGGTTCATCCTGA